CTTGGCTTCACCGGCATCGGCCTGATGTGCTGTTGAGCTGGGACATCAGCTCGCGGTTGGTGGCCCGAGTGGCTGCCAGATCCTCATCGCGTTCACCAAGCCGCGAGTTGAGCTCCGCAACCCGCGGCTCGAAGTGGGTCAGCTTCTCCTCGAGAGCGTCGGCGTCGTGAAAGCTCCGAGCCCAGCAGCCTGCCAGGCCTCCTGACCGAGGACATGGGACAGCCGTTGTTCGAGCTCGACGAACTGCTGGAACTGGCGGGTGCGTCGGCGAGGTTAGCCAGGTACGGCCTGGAGGAAGCGGCGACTGGCCTCGGGCCCCGAGGGGCCTGCCGACGGTTGCACAGCGCGGGCCAGTACGGCGGCGTGGAGATCGCCGTGCCGGTAGATCAGTTGCGGTGCACGTGTGCCAGGCGCGCAACGACAGACAAAGCGATCTTCAGCCTGTCGCAGGTCAGTCGTCGAAGGCGGCCAGGACGCGGCGTCCGCAGACTGAATCATCAGCGCATGCCTTCGCGAGCCGGTCGGCAGGCAGCGACCGGATAACGCTTCCCGTCCTAGCCGGATACCGCTCGCGGCAGAACGGATGCCCGCCTACCTCGTGGTCAGCTCGGAACACTGAACGGTCTTCGGCGAGGGACCACACTCGGAGTGCGCTCAGCCAGGCAGTTTCGCTGCGTAGATCCAGTCGAAGCCGTCGTATCCGGGGCCGTCGAGATGTTCTGCCCGCATCAGGCCGGCACGTACCGCCACGCGCTGCGAGGCAGCGTTAGCCGGTCGGACTCGGGCGATCAGCGGGAGGTCGGTAACGTGGCGCGATACCCAGTCGGTCACTGCGGTCGCCGCCTCGCTGGCGAAGCCCTGGCCCCATGCCGAGGTGGCGAAACGGTAGAAGAGGTTGAGAACGTTCATGCCATTCAGGTCCATGGACTTGACCCCGCAGAACCCCAATTGCCGGGCAGAGTTGTGGCGTCGGACAACCCAGTACCCGTATCCGCAGCTCTGCCATTGGTTGTTCCAGCGCTGATAGAGCTCCTCGGCCTCTTCGGGCCGGGCGAGAGCGTCGGAGGGATTGTGCAGGCAGGTTGCGGGGTCACTGTGGATCGCGAAGATTGCATCGATGTCGGCTTCGGTCGGACGCCGCAGTGATAGTCGGGCGGTCGACAGCTCATCGCCAGCCAGGTCCCATTCGCTCATACGAAGATCGTAGAGTCATGAAAATGGCGGCGCTGTGGACTCCGGCGAGGTAGACAGTGGCGGACTCGCTCCCGGCCTCAGTCGTTCAGTACAGCCCCCACACCCGCCCTCCGGGCCGCCCGGCACCGTCGGACGCTGGCCCAGCCTATAGGCACCAGCGTCACCCAGAACCGGAGATATGGAACAGGCACTGAAAGAGTGTTTCGTCCCGACAGGGTTGATTGGTGACGTTTCTCGAGTCAACCCCGGTACGGGACCTTTGGGGCAGACGTGCCTGATGGGGGTTGGGGGGTTCGTGTCGCCAGTCGGTAACCCGTTTCGTTCCGTCCGCTCCTGTCTGATCCCAACCCGCCCCCGTTTGACCTCGTTTGCGCCCTGGGGCGGCGGCCTGCTGGACGGTACTACCGAAACGTGACGCGACACCGCCCGTATCCCAGCGACCTGTCCGATGCGCGCTGGGAACTGATCGGCCCCACACTCACCGCCTGGCGAGCCGACCGGAGAGGCAAGGGTTTGGACATCGGCCGCCCGCCCGACCACGACCTGCGTCGCATCATGAATGCCATCCTCTACGTCGACCGCACCGGCATCCCCTGGCGCTACCTGTCGCACGACTTCGCACCCTGGGAAGCCGTCTACGGCTACTTCGCCACATGGCAGAAGGAAGGTGTCTTCGACCAGCTCAACGGTCTCCTGCGACGCCTGGCCCGTCGGGCCGAAGGCCGCGACGGCGAGCCGAGTGCCTGCGTGCTGGACGCGCCGAGCGTGATGACCTTCAGCAATAAGCGGCCAGCCAGGGAATCGATGCCGGCAAGAAAATCGCAGGCCGCAAGCGCCATATCGGGGTAGACACCCTCGGCCTGCTCCTGACCGTTTGGGTCACCGCGGCGAGCGTTTCCGGCAACGTCGGCGGCATGCACCTGATGTCCCACATCGCCGCCACCCACCCGCGTGTGACCAAGGCGTGGGCCGACACCGGCTACCGCACCAAAGCCATCGAGCACGGCGCCCACCTTGGCATCGACGTCGAAGTCGTCCAGCGCGAGGCCGGCATCAAAGGCTTCAAGGTGATCCCCCGACGGTGGGTGGCCGAGCGGACCTTCGGCTGGCTCATGCACCACCGCCGACTCGCCCGCTACTACGAAACCCACCCCCCAACCGCTCCGAAGCTATGATCCACATCGCCATGATCGACCTCATAAGCCGCAGACTCACCCGAGAATCCACCCGAACTGGCGCGACACAGACGCACAACCCGGCCGCGTGCCACGTCACGTCTGGGTGTTGGCGCTCTCATCGGCGTCACTCGCGTCCAGTGCATGTGGCACGACCACGATCTGCACGTCGTCCTCGTAGATGACGCGCGCCGGGTCTACGGAACGCAGAGCCCGGCATTCGACGCCGTGCGCGGACAGGATCTCCAGATAACCGGAGACGCGAGCGAGGAGATGAGTGGCCGACGGCTTGAACCATGCCGCCGCGCCAGGGTTGATCTCATCGTCGTAGACGTGGGGGTCAACGTAAGCACATCTTGTCACTGAGCCTCTTCCATCTTGATCAGCTGGCGAGTTCGAGGGTGACGACCGCTCGGACGATCGCGGTGATTCGGGCGGTGCTGCAACGGAGCTTCCGCAGGAGTCGCCAGCACTTGAGGATCGCCATGGCACGTTCGCCGAGACTGCGGATACTGGAGAGTGGTCCCGGTTGTGACGCCGGCGCCAGGCGCGAAGGTTCTTGCCCCGAAACGGGACGCGGAAGGCAGCACCCGCACCTTGGTAGGCCTTGTCCGCCCAGCACTTGACGCCGTCAGCGGCGAGAGCGGCGGGAATGCCGTGGATCCGGGCCGCGGTCAGATCGTGCGTGGCTCCCGGCAGCGCGTCCGATGCCCAGATCAAACGCCCGGCCGGATCGGCGATGACCTGCACGTCCATGCCGTGGTGCTTCTTCCCCGAGTAGTACGGCTCCTGGCGGGCCGGTGATCTTGGTCGTGAACCCGTCTACCAGGAGCTTTCTTCATGCCCCCGCCGGGGACACCGATCCAACCACCCATCAGGTTGGCCGAGGTTCAGTGCCCGGCTTCTGCAGAAGATCTTCGTAATCGCAAACGGGGACGGCCCGGTAACCGGCCCCCCGGCCCGCTTCCAGAACCGTTGCCGTGTCCGACACGACAGCAGTTGTTGTGGCGTCGCGATGAGGTTGGCACACAAGGAGCGAGTGCCAGTCCAGGAACTCCACGTGAGCGCCAGTGCCTTCGTAGTCGTTATGCTCCCACTCCACCTCGACGCATCCGTACGAGATCATGTGATCTGGTCCGAGCGACACGCTCAGTGCCGCTGCCAGCCGCTCCATCAACCGATCACGGTTGGGAGCGGCGACGTAGATCTGGCACTCAAGGCCTGCGTTCGCCCCGGCCGACCCAAACGTACTGTCCCCCATGAGCGGATCCTCCCAAGTCAGCGGCCCCTGCATAACCCGCTACAGATTCGACAGCGCCACCCACGGGGTGAGTGCCGACCTAGAAGCGCGACGTGAAGTTGGAAAGGGCTCAGTAACCTGGGCCCGCGACTCGTCGTCGGCGTTTCAGCGTACGTTTGTGTGGCGAGGAGCTTCGAGTCTCGGCTGGGGTTGGCGGCGGATGGCGAAGGCGGCTCCGAAGAGCTGGACGCCGCGCGTGGTGCGCGGGTCTAGGCCGGTCAGTTCGGTGGTTCGGGCAAGCCGGTTGTCGACGGTGTTGGGGTGCACGCCTAGTGCATGGGCGGCGCGGCGTCGGTCGAGATCGCAGTCGAGGAAGGCTGCCAGCGTCACGGCTAGTTCAGGATGGCGATCAAGCGGTTCCAGAATCGCTGCCAGTTCGGTGGCGCTGTCCGCGGGGCGGGCGATGCAGTAGTCGAGGAGGACGTCCTGGAGCTGGTGCACGCCGGGCCGTCCGGCGAGTGTCGCGATGAGGTCGGCGCGTTCGGTTGCGGCAGGTACGTCGCCCGGAGTGGCGGCGGGTGCGGCGCCGACGACCGGGGCTTGCCCAGGCCCGGTGGCCAGACGCCGTGCGATGTCCTGCGGTGGGAGGCCTGCCGGCAGCAGTACGTGGCCGCCGAACTCGTTCTGGAGGCTCAGCACGCGACTATCGGTCAGCGGAGCCAACTGTGCCACAACCTGGCGCAGCAGTCGTCGCGCGATCAGTGGTTCGGGAGGCTCGGTGGTGCGGATGCTGAGCACCAGGTAGGCGGGTTCGAGTGCCAGACCGCAGCGCGCTGCCATCTCCTCGGGCTGCTCGCCGCGGATCAGCGCCCAGGCCAATTCCCGCATGGAGGCGTGTTCCACAGCAAGTCCTGCAAGATATGCCTCGGTGACCTCCTCGACGGTGACGTTGAGTGCCCGCAACAGGTGCCGGACGAGCCACAGCAGGTCGGCCTCCTCACCGGGGTGGGTCTCCGCGCTCAGTGCGTCCAGTAGCACCTCGACGCCCACGTGGTAGGTCCGGAGCAGTCGGGCCAGGGGTATGCCCTCCTCGGCGCGTTGGACGGCGCGCCTGCGGAACAGTTCGGTGTCGGCATCAGGTTGGCCCTGGATGCGGTCAAGGAATCCGCGGACTGCGTGGCGGGCGGTCGCGGCAATCTCGAGATCCTGCATGCTGCTGGGCAGCCGGTCAAAGCCGGGCACTTCGGCTCGTTGGCGTTCGACTATGTGCCGGGCCAGGCGGTTGACCTGTGGTTCGATCCGGGCGGCCAGCCGGGCCACCCCCTCGGGCACCTGTTGTGACATGTCACAAGGATAGGTGGGAGCGGGTGTCGTTCCGGGTGGTTGGCCGGGCCTCTCGGTTGGGTGAGGGTGGGGGCCCAAGCGGACATTCACCGGGGTTGCCCGGCCTACTGCATCGGGAAGTGGCATGAGTCTCTCCCTCACGAATTACGCCGACCAGGTTTGGCGTGGGACTGCCGATGAAAGCATCGTGCACACGGGGCTGGCTGGCGCCGGGATACTGGAGGTGATGGACGGCGTTGGCTTCCACCCCGGCTTTGGAAACGTCATTGCCTTCCAGGGCGACGGCGAGATCGTTCTGTTCGACAGTGGAAACCCGTTGGGCGCCGGTGCGCTGCACAGCGCTGTCCGCGCGTGGAGCACGCTCCCGGTGAGCGCCGCCATTTTTTCGCACGGGCACATAGACCACGTCTTCGGCATGGCGCCCTTCGACGCGGAGGAACATGCCCGGCCGATGGTGGTCGCCCAGGAAAGGATCAGCGAACGCTTTGATCGGTATGTGCTCACCAACGGCTACAACGCGGTGATCAACCAGAGGCAGTTCCAGATGCCGGAACTGACCTGGCCGGGCGAGTACCGCAGGCCCGACGTCAGTTACCGGGACGCGATGACCCTGACCCGGGGCGGCCTGACCTTTGAGCTCTTCCATGTCCGGGGCGAGACCGACGACGCCACCGTCGCCTGGCTGCCCGAGCAGCGCATCCTCTGCCCCGGTGACATGTTCATCTGGGTGACACCGAACTGCGGCAACCCGCAGAAGGTCCAGCGCTACCCGCGCGAGTGGGCCCTCGCACTGCGCCGAATGGCGGCACTGGGCGCAGAGATCATGCTGCCCTCACACGGCGCACCCGTCTTCGGCGCTGACCGGATCTGTCAGGCGCTCACCGATACCGCCGAGTGGCTTGAGAGCCTGATAGAGCAGACTCTCGCGGGCATCAACTCCGGTGCCCGGCTGGACGAACTCATCCACTCAGTGCGCCCGCCGGCGCACCTCGCGGACCGGGTGTACCTCCAGGCCAAGTACGACGAGCCGGAGTTCATCGTCCGCAACCTGTGGCGGCGCTATGCCGGCTGGTACGACGGAAACCCGGCCCATCTCAAGCCGGCGCCCGACGCTCGGATCGCCGCCGCCGTCGCCGAGCTGACCGGCGGTCCGGCAATCCTCACTGACGCCGCCCGCCGCTACGCCGATGCCGGTGAGCTCCGGCTGGCTGGTCACCTGGCCGAGCTGGCGGTCCAGGCAGCTCCGGACGACCCGGCCGTGCATGCCGCCCGCGCCGAGGTCAACGAGGCCCGCGCCGCAGCCGAGGCCTCTTTGATGGCGCGCGGAATCTTCACCTGGGCCGCCGCTGAATCGCGTCAACGCGTCGGTGATCCCGGGACGATGGCTGCTCCGACTGCTCGGCTTGTGAGCCTCGAGGCTGAAGCGGCGAGTGCCGCCCGGGAGATGGCGGGCGAGTAGTCCACACCCGCGCTCGCCAGGGAAGCCGGCTGTCGGCCTCTCCCTCGGGTGCACGGCTCGGCTTCCCGCGCCTCTGCGGCGGTCATGCCGCGTTCTGTCTCCTGACCACCTTTCTGTGGGCTGAGTGCACGCCCGCTCCCGCGGTCCCGAACGAAGGAGTTGCCATGGCGGGTACGGACCCGGTGCTTCGGGTGAGGTCCAGCCGCAGATACCGCCTTCTCTATCTCCTCGCCGGCGGCTACTTCGGCTGGCGCTGGGCCTTCGATGCCCACGGCCCGGCCTGGGAACACGCGGCCGGGGTACTGGTCCAGATGCTGGTGTTGTCGGCGGTGGTCCAGTTGCTCCAGCGGCGGGCTTCCCGGCGGGGGCAGGGTAGGTCTGGAGGCGGTCAGCCGTTCCGATTGCCGCTGCGGCAGCTGGTCCTTGGCAAGCTGCTGCTGGTCGTGGCCGCTCTCGCTGCGGAGTATCTGCTGCACCGGTGGACCTCGAACGCACATCTGGTCATCGGTGCCGGCCTGTTCCTCGCGATCGCGCTGGGCGGGCCCGTGCTGCAGCGGCGCCATGAAGCCGGACACGCGGAAGTCCACCCCTCGCCGAGGCGCACTCCCGGCCGGTAGCAGCGGAACCCGCCGGTTGAACCCGTGACTGGTGCCGTCAACCCGCATCCGGCACTACCCGGCAGAGCGTTCCCACCACGTGGCACCCGGCACGCGCTACCTCTCCAGTACCGCGAACCCCTTGCGTACCAGGTCGACAACCTCGGCCGAGTCGCGTTCCGCCTCGGGCAGGCGACTGAAGGCAAGCCGGACCGCGCGCAGGACTCCCACACCCGCGCGGGCCAGCACGGACGCTCGGAGCAGGCTCTCGCGATCCGCCGGATCAGAACCGGCGGCGGCGAGCCGGTCCAGGAAGGCGGCTGCGAGCACCTCCTCCAGATCGAACAGGAGGAAGCGCTCACCGCGGCCGGGCGGGCCGGGCGGCTGGACGCCGGTGAACAGGATCGCCGGGGCGCTCCCGCGGCGCGCAGCGAGTTCCAAAATGGCGTTGCGCAGGGCGACCAGGGGCGGCTCCGTCGCCGGGCGGGAGCGCAGCTCGTCCCCGACGAGCAGCACGAGGTCCTGAGCCTGCTGCAGGATCAGGCTCTCCTTCGAGGGGAAGTAGCGGAAGAAGGTGCGTTCGCCCACACCTGCGACCTCGGCAATATCACGCACGGTTGTTGCCTCGTAGCCCTTTTCCTCGAACAACCTAGCCGCCGCCCGTTCAAGGGCCTGGCGGGTGCGCCGCTTGTTCAGTTCCCGGCGTCCGGGGTCGGTTGCTGACGTCTCCATCCCCGGATGATCCCAAGAATTGGCAGTCCTGTCACTTCTGTTAATGTGGCAGGACTGCCAGTTTTTGAGACCGGCTCACCACCCCTGCTACGGAGACCGTCATGCCCGCATTGCTCTCACGTCTGGGACGCCTGGCCTTCCGCTATCGACGACGCGTCCTCGCGCTCTGGCTCGCGTTGATCGCCGCCGTCGTCGGCTGCATGATCGCCTTCGGCGGTACCGACAAGCTCGACGACACCTTCTCCGTCCCTGGCTCCGAGTCCCAGCAGGCACTGGACCGGATGAAGACCGACTTCCCCTCCTTCTCCGGCACCAGCGCGCAGGTCGTGTTCACCACCCCCGCCGGGCAGAAGGTGACCGACCCCGCCAGCCTCGCCGCGATCAACACCGCCCTGGACGCCGCCAAATCCGCACCCCAGGTCGCCAAGGTCATCGACCCCGTCTCCGCCCACACCATCTCCGCCGACGGCTCCACCGCCGTCGCGCAGATCCAGTACGAAGTACCGCAGAGCGGCCTGCAGACCGACTCCGTCGACGCATTGAAGACCGCGGTGAGCAGCGCACACACGTCCGGGCTGGACGTCCAGGTCGGCGGTACGGCCCTCGGCTCGGCCACGTCGGAGTCCAGTAGCTCCGAACTCATCGGCATCGGAGTCGCGCTCATCATCCTCGCACTGACCTTCGGCTCGTTGCTGACCGCCGGGATACCGCTGGTCAGTGCTCTGGCAGGGGTGACCACCGCCATCGCTGGGATGCTTTCACTCACCGGCCTGACAGCCATCTCCTCAACCGCGGAGAGCCTGGCCCTGATGATCGGACTGGCTGTCGGCATCGACTACGTGCTGTTCATCGTCAGCCGCCACCGATCCCAGCTCGCGCACGGAGCCGAGCCCGAGGAATCGGCCGCCCTGGCCGTCGGCACCGCCGGAAGCGCCGTTGTCTTCGCCGGGCTGACCGTGGTCATCGCCATGGCCGGACTCTCCGTCGTCGGCATCCCGTACCTGACGGTCATGGGACTGGCCGCTGCCGGAGCCGTTCTCACCGCCGTCCTGGTCGCCGTCACCCTGCTGCCCGCGCTGCTCGGCTTCGCAGGGGCACGCCTGACCCCCAGGCCCGGCACCCGCGCGCTGCGCCGCGAGCAGGCGCTGGCTCGCACCGACGGCAGGCCCGCCAACACCGGAGAGCGCTGGTTCCGGCTGATCACTCGCCGCCCGCTGGTGACCGTCGTAGCCGTGGCTGCCGCCCTCCTCGCGCTCGCCTGGCCCGCACACAGCCTGCGCCTGGCACTGCCCGACAACGGCACCGCGCCCGCCACCTCCTCGCAGCGCCTCGCCTACGACCAGATCAGCCAGGAACTCGGCCCTGGCGTCAACGGCCCGCTCCTCGTCCTGGCCGACACCGGAAACACAACAGACCCCACTGCCGCCGCCGACCACATCGCCACCACGATCCGCGCCCTGCCCGACGTCGCCGCCGTCGGGAACCCGATCGCCAACCCAACCACGCACACCGCACTGATCCAGGTCATCCCCAAGAGCGCGCCCAGCGACGAGGCCACCAAGACGCTGGTCAACACCATCCGCGCCGACGAGGCCTCGATCCAGCAGAAGACCGGCGCCAGCATCAGCGTCACCGGCAGCACGGCCGTCGGCATCGACGTCTCAGCCAAGCTCGACTCGGCGATGATCCCCTTTGCCTCCGTCGTGGTCGGCCTGTCCCTGCTCCTGCTGCTTCTGGTCTTCCGCTCGCTGGTGGTCCCGCTCAAGGCCGCGGTCGGCTTCCTGCTCTCCACCGCGGCGACCCTCGGTGCCGTGGTCGGGGTCTTCCAGTTCGGCCACTTCGGTCACCTGCTGGGCGTGGACCGCGCCGGGCCGGTCAGCAGCTTCCTGCCGATCATCCTTCTGGCCGTCCTGTTCGGACTCGCCATGGACTACGAGGTCTTCCTGGTCTCGCGGATGCGCGAGGACTACGTCCGCACCAGGAACGCGATCGGCGCCGTGCACAGCGGCGCCCGACACAGCGCGCGGGTGGTCACCTCAGCGGCCCTGATCATGGTCGCGGTGTTCGCCGCATTCCTCACCACAGACAACCAGATGCTCAAGCAGACCGCCTTCGCCCTGGCCACCGGCGTCTTCCTGGACGCATTCGTGATCCGGATGACCCTCGTCCCGGCCATCCTCACCCTGACCCGTCACACGGCCTGGTGGCTCCCCAGCTGGCTGGCCCGCCGACTGCCCGACCTCGACATCGAGGGCGAAAGCCTGCACCAGGTGCCGACGGACCGAGGCGCCGCGTCCGCGACCGAGGCACGGCTCGCACCGCCGCCCGACAAGGAACCGACGATGAGCAAATGAGAGAGGCAGCGATGACGGATTCTCCAGGGCCCAGTGCCGGTCGTCGAAGGCCGGATCCTTCCGAGATCACCCCAGAAAGCCCCACCCCGCACGCCCGAACCGCAGCCCGCACCACCCGAGCGGAAAAGTGATGAACCAGCGAACATCCACGATATGGACGATGGCGCGCCGACACCGCACCGCCACGATTACCGCATGCACCCTCCTCGCCGCCGCCATTACCGCCGGCGCCGGCGAACTCGCGGCCCGTGGCGTGATCCACGATCGCGTCGCGAAAGCCGCCCCCGGCTTGGCGGGTAACATGACAGTCAGCATGGGCGGCGACTGGGCGCTGTGGAGCCTGGTGGTCGACCAGCACATCCCGCAGCTCGACATCAGCAGCGACAGCGCCAAGTTCGGGCCCTTGTCCCAGGTCGCCGTGCAGGCACAACTGAACGCAGTCCGCCTCAACAGCAGCAAAGCCACCGTCGACAGCACCCACGTCCAGGTCACCGTCCCCACCCAGTCCATCGCGGACGCGATCCAGGCCACCGCCCCGTCCGTGCCCGTCTCTTCCGTCACCACCGACCCCGGCTCGGGCACGATTACCGCCGCCGTCGGTTCAGGCGGCATCGGACTGCTGACGCTGCACCCCGTCCTCAAGGACGGGAAGGCATCCCTCGCCGTCGACGGGCTCACCGTCTTCGGGCGCACCGTCCCCACCAGCCGACTCGGGATGAAGGACGGCGACCTCGGTAGGGCCTCCGGCGTCAAGCAGACCTACCCCCTCGGCCTCAAGGCCAGCGTCGCAGACGTTCAACCAGACGGCCTGCACATCACCTTGACGGGCGGTCCCAGCACACTTTCCGGCGCCTGAGCGACGGCCACTCCTGCCAGACGCACGGTCGACTCCCCATCCGCTACTTCTGGCAGCTTCGTCGCCAACCGGAGCCCGCCTGGGGCTCTGCGACCACTGGGACCATCGCAGCAGAACCGCGAAGCCTATGGTCCCCGGCCCATCGACTACGTCGGCCCGGCACATCAGCTCACCCGCGATCAGGACGAGTTCTTCGCCCAGATCGACGACGCGACCTCGACCGCTTCGAGGACGTCTTCAAGCTCCTCCAGGCCTGACAGCATGCGATCCCTCGGGTTGGTGTCAGTGGATGGGTCGTGGTCGTGGCTTTTGGGGCTGGTCAGAGAGTTGTCGCTAGCAGGCGCCAGTTCTTCGGGGCGGCCATGACCTGCTCGCCGACGCACCGGATCTTGGCGTGGCTGCCGTTGTGACGTCGCTTCCACCGCTTGAGCCGGCGGCCCCGGAAGGGGACACGGATGTGCGGGCCGGCCCCTTGGTACGCCTTGTCCGCCCGGCATTTCACTCCTGCGGTGGCGGGCGCGTCGACGATCCCATGCTTTCGGGCGGCCGACAGGTCATGGGTGGAGCCTGGCAGGGCGGCCGAGGCCCAGAGCAGTCGGCCGAACGGATCAGTGAGGACCTGCACGTTCATGCCGTGACGTTTGTGCTTGCCCGAGTAGTAGGGCGTGTCCGCAGTGATCCGGTCGATCGGCAGCAGGGTGCCGTCCAGGATCACGAAAGCCTTCTTCCGGACCGCCTCCATCACCTTGGCCAGGGTTGGTGCGAGAGCGGCCAGGATTTCGATCGCCTCGCGTATGTACCAGTAGACGGTCGCGATGCCGATTTTGAACCAGGTGGCCAGCTGGGCGTAGGTGTCGCCGCACCGCAGGTGGGCCAAGGCCAGCAGGGCCTGGCGGCCGGCAGGCAGTCGCCGCCAGCGCGTACCGATCTCCCGTCGCCGGGCTGCGAGTTGCTTGGTCAGGTGCCGAAGCGTGCTGCTGGACAGACCGATCGAGGACGGGTAGACAAGCACGGAAGCTCCTGGCGACACGGGTGATCTTGGTCGAGAACCCGTCTACCAGGAGCTTCGTCGTTGCGTAGAGCCTCCACCTCCAACGCTCAGACATCCCAGTCAGGTTGGGAAAGGCTCACTGCCCCTCTCATGGGCCAATAGCATCCCACATTGAGATAAAACGCGTGAAAAAGGATGAAACCCCCTTAAGGGCATGAGGCGAGGCGAGCGTGTGCGGCTGCCGATCTGGCGGTCAGCGGCTGGAGTCGCTGATGCCGGAGGCGAGCTGTCCCACGATGCCCAAGACGCCCTGCCCGAACGCGGTCGGGGCAACGAGGATGCCGAAGACCAGAACGATCAGCACGGTCAGCACGGTCAGCTTCTCGTCAATGCGGCTGCGGGCCTGAGTCCGCCGACGCAGCCGCACCACGATGATGACCGCCAGGAGCACCGCTACGTTGACCGTCAGCACACCCGACCCCCTGAAGAGAACGACCCCCAGGGAGGTTGTAGCCAGCACGCATGGCCGAGACCTCAGCGTTCCGTGAGGATGGCTGCACATATCCCACAGATCGGCCGGATCGGCCGTCTTGCCACCCCCGCCGGATCATCCAGGCCTGTGCTCAGCACGCGGGGACGTGCAGCATCTACCACAACCCTGACCACGCCTCCGCTACGCGCCGAACAGCGGCACGGATCCTGCGGACAGGTCGGGGCGTGTCCGGTGCGTGGCAGTCGCCGTGGACGTCGCCCGCGATGCGGCCGGCCGGTGGCGCCACCCGGTACGCCCCAGTTGCGGGG
The Streptomyces sp. NBC_01723 genome window above contains:
- a CDS encoding GNAT family N-acetyltransferase, with protein sequence MSEWDLAGDELSTARLSLRRPTEADIDAIFAIHSDPATCLHNPSDALARPEEAEELYQRWNNQWQSCGYGYWVVRRHNSARQLGFCGVKSMDLNGMNVLNLFYRFATSAWGQGFASEAATAVTDWVSRHVTDLPLIARVRPANAASQRVAVRAGLMRAEHLDGPGYDGFDWIYAAKLPG
- a CDS encoding PucR family transcriptional regulator, producing MSQQVPEGVARLAARIEPQVNRLARHIVERQRAEVPGFDRLPSSMQDLEIAATARHAVRGFLDRIQGQPDADTELFRRRAVQRAEEGIPLARLLRTYHVGVEVLLDALSAETHPGEEADLLWLVRHLLRALNVTVEEVTEAYLAGLAVEHASMRELAWALIRGEQPEEMAARCGLALEPAYLVLSIRTTEPPEPLIARRLLRQVVAQLAPLTDSRVLSLQNEFGGHVLLPAGLPPQDIARRLATGPGQAPVVGAAPAATPGDVPAATERADLIATLAGRPGVHQLQDVLLDYCIARPADSATELAAILEPLDRHPELAVTLAAFLDCDLDRRRAAHALGVHPNTVDNRLARTTELTGLDPRTTRGVQLFGAAFAIRRQPQPRLEAPRHTNVR
- a CDS encoding alkyl sulfatase dimerization domain-containing protein, translated to MSLSLTNYADQVWRGTADESIVHTGLAGAGILEVMDGVGFHPGFGNVIAFQGDGEIVLFDSGNPLGAGALHSAVRAWSTLPVSAAIFSHGHIDHVFGMAPFDAEEHARPMVVAQERISERFDRYVLTNGYNAVINQRQFQMPELTWPGEYRRPDVSYRDAMTLTRGGLTFELFHVRGETDDATVAWLPEQRILCPGDMFIWVTPNCGNPQKVQRYPREWALALRRMAALGAEIMLPSHGAPVFGADRICQALTDTAEWLESLIEQTLAGINSGARLDELIHSVRPPAHLADRVYLQAKYDEPEFIVRNLWRRYAGWYDGNPAHLKPAPDARIAAAVAELTGGPAILTDAARRYADAGELRLAGHLAELAVQAAPDDPAVHAARAEVNEARAAAEASLMARGIFTWAAAESRQRVGDPGTMAAPTARLVSLEAEAASAAREMAGE
- a CDS encoding TetR family transcriptional regulator, whose amino-acid sequence is METSATDPGRRELNKRRTRQALERAAARLFEEKGYEATTVRDIAEVAGVGERTFFRYFPSKESLILQQAQDLVLLVGDELRSRPATEPPLVALRNAILELAARRGSAPAILFTGVQPPGPPGRGERFLLFDLEEVLAAAFLDRLAAAGSDPADRESLLRASVLARAGVGVLRAVRLAFSRLPEAERDSAEVVDLVRKGFAVLER
- a CDS encoding MMPL family transporter, which codes for MPALLSRLGRLAFRYRRRVLALWLALIAAVVGCMIAFGGTDKLDDTFSVPGSESQQALDRMKTDFPSFSGTSAQVVFTTPAGQKVTDPASLAAINTALDAAKSAPQVAKVIDPVSAHTISADGSTAVAQIQYEVPQSGLQTDSVDALKTAVSSAHTSGLDVQVGGTALGSATSESSSSELIGIGVALIILALTFGSLLTAGIPLVSALAGVTTAIAGMLSLTGLTAISSTAESLALMIGLAVGIDYVLFIVSRHRSQLAHGAEPEESAALAVGTAGSAVVFAGLTVVIAMAGLSVVGIPYLTVMGLAAAGAVLTAVLVAVTLLPALLGFAGARLTPRPGTRALRREQALARTDGRPANTGERWFRLITRRPLVTVVAVAAALLALAWPAHSLRLALPDNGTAPATSSQRLAYDQISQELGPGVNGPLLVLADTGNTTDPTAAADHIATTIRALPDVAAVGNPIANPTTHTALIQVIPKSAPSDEATKTLVNTIRADEASIQQKTGASISVTGSTAVGIDVSAKLDSAMIPFASVVVGLSLLLLLLVFRSLVVPLKAAVGFLLSTAATLGAVVGVFQFGHFGHLLGVDRAGPVSSFLPIILLAVLFGLAMDYEVFLVSRMREDYVRTRNAIGAVHSGARHSARVVTSAALIMVAVFAAFLTTDNQMLKQTAFALATGVFLDAFVIRMTLVPAILTLTRHTAWWLPSWLARRLPDLDIEGESLHQVPTDRGAASATEARLAPPPDKEPTMSK
- a CDS encoding LmeA family phospholipid-binding protein, with translation MARRHRTATITACTLLAAAITAGAGELAARGVIHDRVAKAAPGLAGNMTVSMGGDWALWSLVVDQHIPQLDISSDSAKFGPLSQVAVQAQLNAVRLNSSKATVDSTHVQVTVPTQSIADAIQATAPSVPVSSVTTDPGSGTITAAVGSGGIGLLTLHPVLKDGKASLAVDGLTVFGRTVPTSRLGMKDGDLGRASGVKQTYPLGLKASVADVQPDGLHITLTGGPSTLSGA